AATAGCATCTTTACCGGGTTCTTCTATGGTCACACTGGCGCTTGGTATGGCTACCCCATCATCATCAGTAATCTTTCCCGAAACCGTTTTCTGTGCAAACGTAAGCACAGTAAAGAAAAGCATCAGAAATAAAGAAATATTTTTTTTCATACTTATTATTTGCTCAATTAGTTAACCATTGTAGTTTTTTGTTACACTTTTTATAAAGATGAATTTTACAGGAAAAAGTTAAATTCCTATCACTACAAACATAGTGATATTTTTTTACCCTTTGAAATATTTTTAAAGTAGGTTCTTTTTGAATCAATTTTAATGTAGTTTACAATTCATAGTATCTCTCTTAAAATATTTTTGAAAAATAATATTGAGTATACAAATTCAATAAAAAAATCAGATTATTTACTATTGAAAAATTAGTAACAAAAGCCTGATACCTATGGGCTTATTTAATAGAAAAAGGACAATTATTACGAGAAGTGAAAATTTTATCGGGGATTATTATTTTACATAGGAAAATCTGATTTGAATCATAGATTAAAAAAAAATTAAAGACTAGTACATCAACATATATTTAATAATTTTGTAACATAAAATTTACAAAATGGGAATAATTTTAAAGCCTATAGATGTTGTAGATGACATTTCGAAAGAAGAATTCTACGAAAAATATCTGAAGCCAAGAAGGCCCGTTGTCATCAAGAATATGGCAAAAAAATGGCCTGCTTATCAAAAATGGACGATGGAATATATGAAGGAAGTTGTAGGAGATGTAGAGGTTCCGCTATATGACAGCTCAAAGGCAGATCCTTCTGCTCCCATCAATTCTTCAGCCGCAAAAATGAAATTTGGAGATTATATAGATCTCATCCAGCGAGAGCCTACTGATCTCAGAATATTCCTTTTTGATCCTATAAAATTTGCTCCTAAACTTTTGGAAGATTATATTTCTCCTAAAGAACTCATGGGAGGTTTCCTTGATAAGTATCCTAATATGTTCTTTGGTGGTAAAGGATCTGTAACGTTCCTTCACTTTGATATTGATATGGCTCATATTTTCCATACCCACTTCAATGGAAGAAAGCATATTCTTCTTTTTGATTATAAATGGAGAGAAAGACTTTATCAGATTCCTTATGCAACCTATGCGCTTGAAGATTATGATATTGAAAACCCAGACTTTACAAAATTCCCGGCACTGGATGGTGTAGAAGGAATTGAATGTTACCTTGAACATGGAGATACACTGTTCATGCCTACAGGATGGTGGCACTGGATGAAATATCTGGATGGAAGTTTCTCTATTTCTTTAAGGGCTTGGGACAAATCATGGGCAGTAAAGGCTCATTCTTTATGGAATCTTACAGTACAGCGTAAGTTTGACGACATTATGAAGTCCAATTTCAAAAAGAGCTACATGGACTGGAAAGAGAAAATGGCAATTAAAAGAGCAGAAATGGCTTTGAAAAGAGGCTTACCAAGATAATTAAAAAGACGTTTCGTTTGAAACGTCTTTTTTTTAGTTTAACAACTTATTATCAATACTTTACAAGACTCTATAAACAGGATACTGTCTAAATGTTTTTTCTTCAAAATAAGGGGAATGTCTGTAAATCCAATCCAATTGTGCGGTTCCATCTTCAGATAGTTTTTTATCCAATGTTTTGGCCGATTCAAAGGCTTCTTTCAGTTTTTTATCTTTTTTAAGCAATTCAGCAGCGGTATCTTCGAAAATGTAAGCGGAATAGTATTCTTTCTGTGCTAAAATCCCATCGAAGAAATTCCAGTTGAAGAATGAATCCAGTGCTTCAGGCTCGAGGGTTTCTATGATATATTTTACCCCAGACTGATTGGTAGAAACCAGATAATCTCCGGCTGAAAACATCATACTTTTATTGGACTTGTCGACAGTCGTTTCAAAATGCAGATAATGTCCTTCATAAGGGTTTTTAACGGTTTTAAAATCTTTAATTTTATAGGACTCAACCGCCAAAGTACTGTCTTTCTGAATCGGTTTCATCTGAATATTATTTCTTTTAAATTCTTCAATAACTCGATACTGTGACTGCGGAATTACATAATATTTTGGAATAGTAATATATCCCGTTGGAACAGCTGTAGTAAAGAGTTTTATGTTCTTTGTAAACGGCTTGTTTCTGTCATAATACAGTCTTGGTTTCCCGGAAACCTCACTGGGTTTGTATCTTCCTTCATAGCCTTTAAAATCCATGGTAGAAAACTTGGTGGAATCTATTTTCCAACGGATGCCATACTGTTTCCCAGCCTGATATTGTTTCAGGTTTTCAATACGGAGCTGTTTTATTTTGTGATAATCTTTATCTAAATTCTGAAGGTTGACCCACATATATTTGTAAGTAGCATCCACTCTTTTGTCATAAGGTTTTAACATATGAGTTTCAGGGACCGTTCCTAAAGAATTGAAAAGGGAAGTATATCCTGTAGAATATCTCGGAGAATCTTCAAATGAAGCGAATCCAACTTCGGGAACATCTCCATGAATGTTTACATAAGGCGTACTTTCATAGCCAAGCTTTTTCATGTTCTCAAGATTTTTAGCCTGATAATCATTATAGAAATAAGCTCCAAGGGTATTTCCCAGGCGTTCTTTAAAGGTTGAAATATAGGTGAATGTATATTGATAATCTGCTCCGTTGCTGACATGGTTATCGATAAAAACATCTGGTTTTAACCATTGATAGATTTCCTGAAAGCTTCTGGCATTTTTAGAATCTGCTTTAATAAAATCTCTGTTCAGGTCATAATTCCTCGCATTTCCTCTGAAACCATACTGTTCCGGACCATTTTGGTTGGCTCTGGAATAGGATCCTCTGTTGAACATTCCGCTCACATTATAAGCAGAAATAGCAGCTATGATAAAGTTCTGAGGTGTTTTGATCTTTTGGGTTGCAAGATCTCTCATGAGCATCATGGTAGCATCTATTCCGTCCGGTTCTCCCGGGTGAATGCCGTTGTTGACGAAAAGAATGGCTTTATCTTTTCTTAATTTTTCAAGATCTTTTTCAGGAAAAGGATTGTAAACCACCACATAAATTGGCTTTCCGTTGTCATCTTCTCCTTTTTTAAGGTACTGAATGGTATTGAAGTTTTTAGCCAGATCCTGATAGTAATTATTCATTTCGTCATAGGTAACAGTCTGGTTACCATTTCCTTTTTCAAAAGGAGTCTGAAATGATTTTTGAGCAAAAAATAAAGTAGAACTCAGGGTGAATAAAAGATATTTCAGTTTCATTGAAGTCGTATTTTCAGACTTTAAAAGTAGTTATCTTTTGGGAGAAATGAGAATATGTTGATGGGTAAAATGTTTTAAAAATAGAAACCTCACAGGTTTTGAAAACCTGTGAGGTTTGTTTCCGATAGTATCAATTTCTGCCATTTTCTTCAGGATATAAGGAGGGAAGCAGATCACTTTGCCAGAATTGTTTGGAATCAATATCCATGATAGATAAAGATCCGGTATAGGCTGCTCCGGTATCCATATTCCAGATATTGGCTTTGTTGGCAGGCGTTGTCATTCCAATATCAATAGTGGGAGTATGTCCGATAAATATTTCTTTGTACAAAAGCAGTCTCTTAGGATATAATTCTGAATTTCTCTGCAGTTTTTTATCCATTGCCACGGCGGTTTCCCATAGGGTTCTGTCCCAACGGTAATTGCTGGAATAGACTTCTTTTTCAGGGCCGTGCATAGAAGCATATCCGGCATGAATAAACAGGCGGTTCTGATTATCAATGTGATAATTTTTCATCCTTTGAAAAAATTCCAGATGCTGCTCCAGGTTTTCCGGGAGATAATTTTTATAACTTTCAATGGTATTTTTTCCTCCATTAAAGAGCCATACATCAGGTTTTTGCCCAGATTCCAGCCAATCTTCACACCAGGCATCATGATTTCCTTTGATGAAAATACATTCCTGTTTTTCGGAAAGTTCTATTAAAAACTGTATAATTTGAGCAGATTCACTCCATCCGTCTACATAATCTCCGAGGAAGATCAGTTGATCATCCGATGTCACTTCTGCTCTTTCAAGAACCTGCTGTAAAGCTTTAAATCCTCCGTGAATGTCTCCTATTACTAGTGTTTTTTTCATTTTACTTCGAAATGTATTTTGCATCTACAAAGTCTGTAAGCCAGACTCCGTTTGCAGACTGGTAGAAAGATAATCCATCCTGATGCATTGTTCCGGTTCTGATGGTAAGAATCACAGGTTTACCGTGTCTCATTCCGACCTTTGTAGCAGTCTCTTTATCAGCACTTAAGTGTACATGCTGACGGGTTCTTTTTTCAATTCCTTTTTCCAAAATGGAAGAGATATTGGCTTCAGCAGTTCCATGATAAAGAAATTCAGGGGGCTGTTTTGTTTCCAAAGCCAGGTCTATATCAATAGAATGCCCCTGACTTGCTCTGATCATGGTTTTATCTTCATTAAAAGCAAAACGCTTTTTGTTATTGGTTTCTACCACCTCATCCAGTTCTTCGGGAGTGAAATACACTCGTCTTTTGGCTGATTTTCCTCTCAGCTCTTCTATGTCTGCCCAACCGTTTTCGTCCAGCGTAAGGCCTATGCTTTCTGGCTGATGACGTAGGATCAGGCTTAAAAATTTACTTATTTTTTTCTTTTCTATTTCGTTCATGGTTTGTGTTTTAATTCATTAATTTTTGGTTTAATTTCTCACTCAATTTTTCAATATCATCCTTTCTCACCAGCTCTGAAATCCATTCCTGCGGAATATTTTCAAATCCATAATAAATACCTGCAATACCTCCTGTGATTGCTCCGGTGGTATCGGTATCTTCTCCTAGGTTTACCGCTTTCAAAACAGCTTCTGAATAGCTTTCTGAGTTGAGAAAACACCATAGTGAGGCTTCCAGGCTGTGAAGAACATAGCCTCCACTTTTGATTTCATCTTCAGGATATCCGGAAATATCATTTATTAAAACTCTATTAAAAAGTTCAATTTCTTTTGGGTTAAAACCCTGTTCATCAGCATATTTTAACGCTGTCTTTTGTGTATAGCTATATGCTTCTGTTTTGTCCTTACCTTTTAATAATTCGATCACAAAAAGTACATAGATGAAACAAGCAAAAACCGAACGAAAATGACCATGAGTTATTGCTGAGACTTCTTTTACCGTAAGATAGAGTTTCTGTATGTCATCTTCATTTTCAAGATAAAAAGCAAGAGGAAGAATTCTCATCAGAGAACCGTTCCCATTGTCCTCTTCAAAAATATTTCCTGAAAATCTGGCACTTTCTCCCTTGATTAATCTTGCCAAAGCGTGCCTTGTAGTTCCTCCGATATCGAAAAGCCTTCCATGAGCGGTCCAATGGCCATATTTATTCCATTTTACAAAGCTTTGTCCTATCTTTTCCAGATCATACCTTTTGGTAAGTTCTTCAGCAAGACAAAGTGTAAGAGAACTGTCATCACTCCAGGTTCCCTTGGGTTGATTCCAGGACATGTATTCCAGCATTTTTGTTACCGGAAAACGTTTTAAATCTTCTCTCTTTTTAAACTCTACCGGAACACCAAGCGCATCTCCGATGCAAACGCCCATGATTCCGGCTTTTACTTTATTTTTCATTAGGCAAGATTGACCAGTTTGTCAAATAATAATTTCATTCCCTGGGTTGCTGTTTCTTTCATTACAACCGCTCTCTGTCCATATCCAAATCCTGTTTCATTGGGATTGATAACAATTAAAAGGCAGTCATCCTTGATGTCATGAATCAGTCCGGCTGCAGGATATACCTGTAAAGATGTCCCGATAACCAGTAAAATATCTGAATCTTTCACGATTTCTCTTGCGTTCTGATACAAAGGAACATCTTCTCCGAACCAAACGATAAATGGTCTTAATTGTGCTCCATCTTCAGCTTTGTCCCCAATTTTGATATCTTCTTTTTGTTCATAAATCAGACTTTTATTGTTGCATGAGCATGATTTGAACAATTCTCCGTGGATGTGAAGGATGTTGGTAGATCCTGCCCTTTCGTGAAGATCATCAATATTTTGGGTAATGATCTGAACATCAAAATGTTTTTCCAGTTCTGCCAGTAAGTGATGGGCTTCGTTGGGCTGTACTTCGTGAAGCTGGCGTCTTCTCTGGTTGTAAAATTCCAGCACCAAAGCTCTGTCTTTTCGCCATCCTTCCGGACTTGCCACATCTGTTACATTATGATTTTCCCAAAGACCGTCTCCGTCTCTGAAGGTTTTTATTCCGCTTTCGGCACTGATTCCTGCGCCGCTTAATATGGTTAGTTTTTTCATGGGTTTAATCTAATAGTTTTTTGTAAATCAATTCATTTTCATCATCAAAGCAAACAAAAATAACTTTCTCAATGACCTCTGACTTAAAGTTTCTGACCTCATCGACAGCAATTTTTCCTGCCAGTTCTTTTGGAAATCGGTAAACACCAGTACTGATATTAGGAAAAGCAATGGTTTTCACATCAAGGCTTTCTGCTAATTTTAAGGAATTATGATAACAGTTTGCCAGAAGTTTTGATTCTTTTTCTTCATGACCATTCCAAACCGGACCTACTGTATGAATAACATATTTTGCAGAAAGATTTCCTGCTGTTGTTACGACAGCTTCTCCGATATTGCATTTACCTTGTCTGTTTCTGATCCTTCTGCATTCATCCAATATATCTATACCTCCCGCTCTGTGAATAGCTCCATCTACTCCGCCTCCGCCAAGTAAGGATGAATTGGCTGCATTAACAATTGCATCGGATTTGATCTTCGTGATATCTCCTTTTATTAATTCAATTTTCATCTTAAATTAAGTTTTTTGTTTAACACCTCATCATCAAATACTAATGGTTTTTCTTCAGGAATGATCAAATTATCCAAATCATCATTGAGGACAAACTGATACTGATCTTTCACAAAATCTGAAATATTTTCAATGAGAAGAATATCATCTTTAGCAAAAGATCTGGTAAATTCATTCCTCAAACCGATCTGTATTGCTCTTCTTTCTTGTTTATTTCCAAAAGGATCATGATCAGGATCCCATTGCAATCTCACTGAGGATTCTTTCACCTGATTCTGCCATTCCTCTTTGGAGACTCCATTCTTTTCATTATAAGATGAATATACTGCATTTTCCAGATATTTTCTGAAAGCATCTTTTTTCAAATGAATAGCCAAAACATATTCCTGATCTTCTTTTCTACCCCATCCATTGCGGTACATCATCCAAAGAAAATTAGGTTTTATCCAGGTCATTCTTTCGAGGCTGAACCCTTCACCAAAGAATTGGTTTTTAACAGCAAATTCTCCTATTTCTTTTCTATAGGATTGATACACTATAATTTTCTCATCATCATACTGAGCCATGATGTGATGTCCTTCTTGAGGCCAATCCTCTAGTTGTTCTTTATATTTTTTTAGTTTGATATTCATTGTATCTCCTCGAATGGTTTCAGCATTTTTTCTTTCCTGCTAAGCACTGCAAAAACCACTCTTTTAAATTTATTTTTATATTTTCCCTGAAGATGCTTCCTGAATAATCCTGCAATTTCTTTTGGATCATTTTTGAAAACACCACATCCCCAGGCACCTAAAATCAAGACTTCATTTCCTTGTTGTAAAGCAAGCGAAAGCATTTTATCCATTCTTAGATCTATTGCCTCAAGGATTTCATGTTCTCTTTCCGGTTCCTGACGTTTTACCACGCCTGCATTAACTGCCGGAGAGGTAATGAAGTTACACAGCACAGGCTTAGGAAGCAATTCTCCTTTATCTTTCCGGAAAACCGGAACTTTGGGACTGTAAATCATTGTATCAGTATAAAAACAGGATTCCATCGCGCGGTGAGTCGTATAATAATCCCACGCCTGAAGGAGACTTTCATACAATCCGGAAGTTCTTGCCAGACTTTCTTCCTGTGCTTCCGCTCCATTGATAAATCCACCTCCGGGATTTTTTGCTGATGCAAAATTCAGGCACATAAGTTTTTCCTGATTTTCTTCTTCGGCTAATTGTAGTATTGCTTTTAAAGAACTGGATTTCCAGGTTTCAAATTGAGTTTCAAAACCGGTCGCTAGCATCGGGGAATCTTTCATTTGAGAAAGTTGCTCCGGAGTGAAAAGAACGGTTTCTTTTTTGCTGATTTCCAGTTCGTTTTCTATAGTTATTTTTTCGTTGTGTTCGTTGATATAATATTTTTTGGCCAGGATATCTAAGGTATCTTTTGCCATTCCTTTATTTGTCATGGTTAGTTTTTAATGTTAATCATCAGCTCTTCCAGTTCAGCATTTTCTGTCTTTTCAAAATCATCTCCTATAAATACTTTGGTTATTTTAATGTTGCCTACAATAGCTTTATTAAAGTTCTCCAGTTCTTCTGAAGGAACCCAAAGTTCATTATGGTTTCTTGCCCCTACATTCTGTGCAGGATATTGATCTGCTACTTCTTCTAATACATCAAACTGGGTTACAAAACCAAGATAGTTTCCGGCTTCATCTCTGGTATTCCATTTTTCAGCAATCTCAGAAGCATACTCTTCATTAAGTACAGGATAGAAAATGGGCTGCCAATCCAATCTTGGAGGAAATTTTTTAAATCCACTTTCTATAATTAAGATCATCTCT
This sequence is a window from Chryseobacterium culicis. Protein-coding genes within it:
- a CDS encoding TIGR02452 family protein; translation: MTNKGMAKDTLDILAKKYYINEHNEKITIENELEISKKETVLFTPEQLSQMKDSPMLATGFETQFETWKSSSLKAILQLAEEENQEKLMCLNFASAKNPGGGFINGAEAQEESLARTSGLYESLLQAWDYYTTHRAMESCFYTDTMIYSPKVPVFRKDKGELLPKPVLCNFITSPAVNAGVVKRQEPEREHEILEAIDLRMDKMLSLALQQGNEVLILGAWGCGVFKNDPKEIAGLFRKHLQGKYKNKFKRVVFAVLSRKEKMLKPFEEIQ
- a CDS encoding metallophosphoesterase family protein, which gives rise to MKKTLVIGDIHGGFKALQQVLERAEVTSDDQLIFLGDYVDGWSESAQIIQFLIELSEKQECIFIKGNHDAWCEDWLESGQKPDVWLFNGGKNTIESYKNYLPENLEQHLEFFQRMKNYHIDNQNRLFIHAGYASMHGPEKEVYSSNYRWDRTLWETAVAMDKKLQRNSELYPKRLLLYKEIFIGHTPTIDIGMTTPANKANIWNMDTGAAYTGSLSIMDIDSKQFWQSDLLPSLYPEENGRN
- a CDS encoding SIR2 family NAD-dependent protein deacylase translates to MKKLTILSGAGISAESGIKTFRDGDGLWENHNVTDVASPEGWRKDRALVLEFYNQRRRQLHEVQPNEAHHLLAELEKHFDVQIITQNIDDLHERAGSTNILHIHGELFKSCSCNNKSLIYEQKEDIKIGDKAEDGAQLRPFIVWFGEDVPLYQNAREIVKDSDILLVIGTSLQVYPAAGLIHDIKDDCLLIVINPNETGFGYGQRAVVMKETATQGMKLLFDKLVNLA
- a CDS encoding O-acetyl-ADP-ribose deacetylase, encoding MKIELIKGDITKIKSDAIVNAANSSLLGGGGVDGAIHRAGGIDILDECRRIRNRQGKCNIGEAVVTTAGNLSAKYVIHTVGPVWNGHEEKESKLLANCYHNSLKLAESLDVKTIAFPNISTGVYRFPKELAGKIAVDEVRNFKSEVIEKVIFVCFDDENELIYKKLLD
- a CDS encoding cupin-like domain-containing protein gives rise to the protein MGIILKPIDVVDDISKEEFYEKYLKPRRPVVIKNMAKKWPAYQKWTMEYMKEVVGDVEVPLYDSSKADPSAPINSSAAKMKFGDYIDLIQREPTDLRIFLFDPIKFAPKLLEDYISPKELMGGFLDKYPNMFFGGKGSVTFLHFDIDMAHIFHTHFNGRKHILLFDYKWRERLYQIPYATYALEDYDIENPDFTKFPALDGVEGIECYLEHGDTLFMPTGWWHWMKYLDGSFSISLRAWDKSWAVKAHSLWNLTVQRKFDDIMKSNFKKSYMDWKEKMAIKRAEMALKRGLPR
- a CDS encoding ADP-ribosylglycohydrolase family protein codes for the protein MKNKVKAGIMGVCIGDALGVPVEFKKREDLKRFPVTKMLEYMSWNQPKGTWSDDSSLTLCLAEELTKRYDLEKIGQSFVKWNKYGHWTAHGRLFDIGGTTRHALARLIKGESARFSGNIFEEDNGNGSLMRILPLAFYLENEDDIQKLYLTVKEVSAITHGHFRSVFACFIYVLFVIELLKGKDKTEAYSYTQKTALKYADEQGFNPKEIELFNRVLINDISGYPEDEIKSGGYVLHSLEASLWCFLNSESYSEAVLKAVNLGEDTDTTGAITGGIAGIYYGFENIPQEWISELVRKDDIEKLSEKLNQKLMN
- a CDS encoding DUF4291 domain-containing protein, producing MNIKLKKYKEQLEDWPQEGHHIMAQYDDEKIIVYQSYRKEIGEFAVKNQFFGEGFSLERMTWIKPNFLWMMYRNGWGRKEDQEYVLAIHLKKDAFRKYLENAVYSSYNEKNGVSKEEWQNQVKESSVRLQWDPDHDPFGNKQERRAIQIGLRNEFTRSFAKDDILLIENISDFVKDQYQFVLNDDLDNLIIPEEKPLVFDDEVLNKKLNLR
- a CDS encoding RNA 2'-phosphotransferase: MNEIEKKKISKFLSLILRHQPESIGLTLDENGWADIEELRGKSAKRRVYFTPEELDEVVETNNKKRFAFNEDKTMIRASQGHSIDIDLALETKQPPEFLYHGTAEANISSILEKGIEKRTRQHVHLSADKETATKVGMRHGKPVILTIRTGTMHQDGLSFYQSANGVWLTDFVDAKYISK
- a CDS encoding ADP-ribosylation/crystallin J1; the protein is MKTITLYRPVGEKEMILIIESGFKKFPPRLDWQPIFYPVLNEEYASEIAEKWNTRDEAGNYLGFVTQFDVLEEVADQYPAQNVGARNHNELWVPSEELENFNKAIVGNIKITKVFIGDDFEKTENAELEELMINIKN